From one Formosa sediminum genomic stretch:
- the xylA gene encoding xylose isomerase, producing the protein MATLGDKEYYKGIGDIKFEGKESDNPLAFKYYNPEQIVAGKTMREHFKFAIAYWHTFCGTGGDPFGPGTLNFPWDKPTDAIAAAKEKADAAFEFITKMGFDYYCFHDVDLVREGASFSELESRLATITEYLKEKQTASGVKLLWGTANCFSNPRYMNGASTNPDFNVLARAGGQIKLAMDATIALNGENYVFWGGREGYMSLLNTDMGRELDHMGKFLGMARDYARSQGFKGNFLIEPKPMEPMKHQYDFDTATAIGFLKNYGLDKDFKINIEVNHATLAQHTFQHEIATAANAGMLGSLDANRGDYQNGWDTDQFPNNIQETTEAMLVFLKAGGLQGGGINFDAKIRRNSTDLEDVFHAHIGGADTFARALLTADKIISSSAYEKLRTERYSSFDSGKGKDFENGKLNFEDLYKIAQENGELQLQSGKQELFENIINQYI; encoded by the coding sequence ATGGCAACATTAGGAGATAAAGAATACTACAAAGGTATTGGAGATATAAAGTTTGAAGGAAAGGAGTCTGATAATCCTTTAGCATTTAAATATTACAATCCAGAACAAATTGTTGCAGGAAAAACCATGCGCGAGCATTTTAAATTTGCAATTGCATACTGGCATACTTTCTGCGGAACTGGTGGAGATCCTTTTGGACCAGGAACATTAAATTTTCCTTGGGATAAACCTACAGATGCTATAGCAGCAGCTAAAGAAAAAGCAGATGCAGCCTTCGAATTTATTACAAAAATGGGCTTTGATTATTACTGTTTTCATGATGTAGATTTAGTAAGAGAAGGCGCGTCTTTTAGCGAATTAGAAAGTAGACTGGCAACTATTACTGAATACTTAAAAGAAAAACAAACCGCTTCTGGGGTAAAACTACTTTGGGGAACTGCAAATTGTTTTTCTAATCCAAGATACATGAATGGGGCTTCTACTAACCCAGATTTTAATGTCTTGGCAAGAGCTGGCGGACAAATAAAATTAGCCATGGATGCTACAATTGCTCTAAATGGAGAAAATTACGTGTTCTGGGGCGGGCGAGAAGGCTATATGAGCTTATTAAACACCGATATGGGACGTGAGTTAGACCATATGGGTAAATTTTTGGGCATGGCCAGAGATTATGCAAGGTCACAAGGGTTTAAAGGCAATTTTTTAATTGAACCTAAACCTATGGAACCTATGAAACATCAGTATGATTTTGATACCGCTACAGCTATAGGTTTTTTAAAAAATTATGGCTTAGATAAGGATTTTAAAATTAATATTGAAGTAAATCATGCGACTTTAGCACAACACACGTTCCAGCATGAAATAGCTACGGCGGCTAATGCAGGCATGTTAGGGAGTTTAGATGCCAACCGTGGAGATTACCAAAATGGATGGGATACAGATCAATTTCCAAATAATATTCAAGAAACTACAGAAGCTATGTTAGTTTTTTTAAAAGCAGGTGGCCTACAAGGCGGAGGTATCAATTTCGATGCTAAAATTAGAAGAAATTCAACAGATTTAGAAGATGTATTCCATGCACATATTGGAGGCGCAGATACCTTTGCAAGAGCGTTACTTACTGCCGATAAAATTATTTCATCTTCAGCTTACGAAAAATTAAGAACTGAGCGCTACAGTTCATTCGATTCTGGTAAAGGAAAAGATTTTGAAAATGGAAAACTCAATTTTGAAGATTTATATAAAATCGCTCAAGAAAATGGAGAACTACAATTACAAAGCGGAAAACAAGAGCTGTTTGAGAATATAATTAACCAATATATTTAA
- the xylE gene encoding D-xylose transporter XylE — MTSTSHNSAFLWRLTLVATLGGLLFGYDTAVISGTVSSLEQFFVLPFGLPEMASNARLGFLVSSALIGCILGGVSGGYISRKLGRKNGLILAAVLFLISAIGSSAPELFIKPIGEGDHTFMYFFIVYRIIGGVGVGLASMLSPLYIAEIAPAENRGRLVSMNQFAIVLGMLIVYFVNYYISSLGNDEWLSAIGWRWMFASEIIPASLFLFFLLFVPDTPRSLVLKSKPAQALSVLVRVNGETQAKVILAEIKNTVTANSGKLFSYGVPIIIFGILLSVFQQFVGINVVLYYAPEIFKSMGSGTDTALLQTIIVGAINLLFTVLAMQTVDKFGRKPLMIIGALAMAIAMFALGTSFFMHSLGLFSLICMLVYVAGFAMSWGPVTWVLLSEIFPNNIRGKALAIAVACQWIANYLVSWTFPMLDKNSYLIEQFNHGFAYWIYGLMGVLAAIFVWKFIPETKGKTLEDMNDLWSKKE, encoded by the coding sequence ATGACGTCAACTTCTCATAATTCTGCCTTTTTATGGCGCTTAACTTTAGTAGCCACTTTAGGAGGTTTACTTTTTGGTTACGATACAGCAGTAATATCGGGTACTGTAAGTTCTTTAGAACAGTTTTTTGTATTACCCTTTGGCCTGCCTGAAATGGCATCTAATGCGCGTTTAGGGTTTTTAGTCTCTAGTGCCTTAATTGGGTGCATATTAGGAGGTGTTTCCGGTGGATATATTAGTCGGAAATTAGGACGAAAAAACGGCTTGATTTTAGCGGCAGTCTTATTTTTAATTTCGGCTATAGGTTCGTCTGCTCCAGAGTTGTTTATAAAGCCAATAGGAGAAGGCGATCATACATTTATGTACTTCTTTATAGTATATCGTATTATTGGTGGTGTAGGAGTTGGTTTAGCATCTATGCTATCGCCGCTCTATATTGCCGAAATTGCGCCTGCCGAAAATCGTGGGCGTCTAGTCTCTATGAATCAGTTTGCCATTGTATTAGGGATGTTAATTGTTTATTTTGTTAATTATTATATCTCTAGTTTAGGGAATGATGAATGGTTAAGTGCTATAGGTTGGCGTTGGATGTTTGCTTCAGAAATTATTCCTGCCAGTTTATTTTTATTTTTCTTACTCTTTGTACCAGATACACCAAGATCTTTAGTTTTAAAATCAAAACCTGCTCAAGCATTAAGCGTTTTGGTGCGGGTAAACGGAGAGACTCAAGCTAAAGTTATTTTGGCTGAGATTAAAAATACGGTAACAGCAAATTCTGGTAAACTCTTTTCTTATGGTGTACCAATAATAATATTTGGAATTTTATTATCAGTTTTTCAGCAATTTGTAGGTATTAATGTCGTCTTATATTATGCGCCTGAAATTTTTAAAAGTATGGGATCTGGTACAGATACGGCATTATTACAAACCATTATTGTGGGAGCAATAAATTTATTATTCACCGTTTTGGCAATGCAAACTGTAGATAAATTTGGTAGAAAACCTTTAATGATAATTGGAGCATTAGCAATGGCTATAGCTATGTTTGCTTTAGGAACCTCGTTTTTTATGCATTCCTTAGGGCTCTTTTCTTTAATTTGTATGTTAGTTTATGTTGCAGGATTTGCTATGAGTTGGGGACCAGTAACTTGGGTGCTTTTATCAGAAATTTTTCCAAATAATATTAGAGGAAAAGCCTTGGCTATTGCGGTAGCTTGTCAATGGATTGCAAATTATTTAGTGTCATGGACATTCCCAATGCTAGATAAAAACAGCTATTTAATAGAGCAGTTTAATCATGGATTTGCATATTGGATTTATGGTTTAATGGGAGTTTTGGCTGCTATTTTTGTATGGAAATTTATCCCAGAAACTAAAGGAAAAACCTTAGAAGATATGAATGATTTATGGTCTAAAAAAGAATAG
- a CDS encoding LacI family DNA-binding transcriptional regulator, which translates to MKKRTTLKQIASVFNVSIATVSKALKDSHEISINTKLKIQEYAKTNNYRPNSIALSLLQRKTKTIGVIMPSILNPFFVKIFSGIEHIANTKGYNVITIVSHGKLDKEMTSIHMLENGLIDGLLISLSEETEAKQYYKHLEEFIDQAGPIVMFDRVSDLVETDKVIVDDFNCAYKATEHLIKTGCKHISVVSTLNNIGIIKLRINGYLKALENHNIPINRKIINLIKPGYDFETEIKTMLDYQKVDAIIGLEEFSAVESMVIAQARGYKIPEDISIISFTNSDFFKYTNPPITCINQHSVFMGRTAAEILISKIEDPTNVFETKTIKTNLIERQSTKPLVYN; encoded by the coding sequence ATGAAAAAACGCACCACATTAAAACAAATTGCTTCTGTATTTAATGTATCTATAGCAACTGTTTCTAAAGCATTAAAAGATAGTCATGAAATTAGCATAAATACGAAATTAAAAATTCAAGAATATGCTAAAACTAACAATTACAGACCCAACAGCATTGCTTTAAGCTTACTACAAAGAAAAACAAAAACCATAGGTGTGATTATGCCTTCTATATTAAATCCGTTTTTTGTTAAAATATTTAGTGGTATTGAGCATATTGCTAACACCAAAGGTTATAATGTAATTACCATTGTATCTCATGGGAAATTAGATAAAGAAATGACATCTATTCATATGCTTGAAAATGGATTAATTGATGGTTTACTAATTTCATTAAGTGAAGAAACCGAAGCAAAACAATATTACAAACATTTAGAAGAATTTATTGATCAAGCAGGACCAATAGTAATGTTTGACCGTGTTTCTGATTTAGTTGAAACAGACAAAGTTATTGTAGATGATTTTAACTGCGCCTATAAAGCCACCGAACACCTTATAAAAACTGGTTGCAAACACATCTCTGTCGTTTCTACTTTAAACAATATTGGTATAATTAAATTAAGAATAAATGGATATTTAAAAGCATTAGAAAACCACAATATTCCCATTAATAGAAAAATAATAAATTTAATAAAGCCAGGATACGATTTTGAAACCGAAATAAAAACAATGCTTGATTACCAAAAAGTTGATGCTATTATTGGTTTAGAAGAGTTTTCTGCAGTAGAATCTATGGTTATTGCTCAAGCAAGAGGATATAAAATTCCAGAGGACATCTCTATTATAAGTTTTACAAACAGTGATTTTTTTAAATACACAAATCCTCCTATTACCTGTATAAACCAACATAGTGTTTTTATGGGAAGAACAGCTGCTGAGATTTTAATTTCAAAAATTGAAGACCCAACCAATGTGTTTGAAACTAAAACTATAAAAACCAATTTAATAGAACGACAAAGCACAAAACCATTAGTATATAACTAG
- a CDS encoding PID-CTERM protein-sorting domain-containing protein encodes MMQNKYIFILLFFFVAVTTSFSQQLPTPMGDGSTERAPNPPGTPIDGGLSLLIAAGAFYGIKKSLKR; translated from the coding sequence ATGATGCAGAATAAATACATTTTCATTTTATTATTTTTTTTTGTTGCAGTAACTACTAGTTTCTCGCAACAATTACCTACTCCAATGGGTGATGGGAGTACTGAAAGAGCTCCAAATCCTCCAGGGACACCTATAGACGGAGGCTTGTCTTTGCTTATAGCCGCAGGAGCCTTTTATGGCATTAAAAAATCTTTAAAGAGATAA
- a CDS encoding riboflavin synthase — translation MFTGIIENLGRVANLKSDQDNLHVTIESHLASELKIDQSVAHNGVCLTVVEINDNTYTVTAIKETLNKTNLGTLKIDDLVNLERAMLLGDRLDGHIVQGHVDQTATCIDIKETNGSWLFTFEYDKSLNNITIEKGSITVNGTSLTVVDSKRNQFSVAIIPFTYEHTNFKYFKLGDAVNLEFDVLGKYVKRLLEFDIK, via the coding sequence ATGTTTACAGGAATAATAGAAAATTTAGGTCGTGTTGCCAATCTTAAATCAGATCAAGATAATCTTCATGTAACCATAGAAAGTCATTTAGCTTCTGAATTAAAAATAGATCAGAGTGTAGCTCATAACGGCGTATGTTTAACTGTTGTAGAAATAAACGACAACACTTATACCGTTACAGCTATTAAAGAAACTTTAAACAAAACAAATTTAGGCACACTAAAAATTGATGATTTAGTAAACCTAGAACGCGCCATGTTGTTAGGAGACCGATTAGATGGGCACATAGTTCAGGGCCATGTAGATCAAACAGCTACATGTATAGATATTAAAGAAACCAACGGAAGCTGGCTTTTTACCTTTGAATACGATAAATCGTTAAATAATATAACTATTGAAAAAGGCTCTATTACTGTAAATGGTACAAGTTTAACTGTTGTAGATTCTAAACGCAATCAATTTAGTGTGGCAATTATTCCTTTTACATATGAGCATACTAATTTTAAATATTTTAAATTAGGAGATGCGGTAAATTTAGAATTTGATGTTTTAGGCAAGTACGTAAAACGCTTATTAGAATTTGATATTAAATAA
- the pdxA gene encoding 4-hydroxythreonine-4-phosphate dehydrogenase PdxA, whose protein sequence is MKKEENIIVGISIGDLNGIGGEIILKTFEDPRILEFCTPVIFASVKVMSYFKNHFKMDINFNGINHVNQIIIGKVNVLNVWKENVSINFGKEDFKIGEYAIRSLEAATAALKDDAINVLVTAPINKHNIQSDKFKFPGHTDYLAEQLEGESLMFMITDFLKVGLLTDHVPVSEVANHITPELIESKIATVYHSLQKDFQISKPKIAVLGINPHTGDNGVIGNEDDTILRPTLKKIKDTGKLVFGPYAADSFFGSNNYKNFDAIIASYHDQGLIPFKTLSFGEGVNYTAGLSKVRTSPDHGTAFEIAGKGIANETSFKEALFAGIQIFKHRLEYETLVKRV, encoded by the coding sequence ATGAAGAAAGAAGAAAATATAATAGTTGGAATTTCAATTGGAGACTTGAATGGTATTGGTGGAGAAATAATTTTAAAGACTTTTGAAGATCCAAGAATTTTAGAGTTCTGTACACCAGTGATTTTCGCATCTGTTAAGGTTATGTCTTATTTTAAAAATCACTTTAAAATGGATATCAATTTTAATGGAATTAATCATGTTAATCAAATTATAATAGGTAAGGTTAATGTGCTAAATGTTTGGAAAGAAAATGTATCTATAAATTTTGGAAAAGAAGATTTTAAAATAGGAGAATATGCAATTAGATCTCTAGAAGCCGCAACAGCAGCATTAAAGGACGATGCTATTAACGTATTGGTTACTGCGCCTATTAATAAGCATAATATACAATCCGATAAATTTAAATTTCCTGGGCATACAGATTATTTAGCAGAGCAATTAGAAGGAGAGAGCTTAATGTTTATGATTACCGACTTTTTAAAAGTAGGCTTGTTAACAGACCATGTTCCAGTTAGCGAAGTGGCTAATCATATTACACCAGAATTAATTGAAAGTAAGATTGCAACAGTATACCATTCACTACAAAAAGATTTTCAAATCTCTAAACCAAAAATAGCTGTCTTAGGTATAAATCCGCATACAGGAGATAACGGAGTAATAGGCAATGAAGACGATACGATATTACGTCCAACACTAAAAAAAATAAAGGATACAGGTAAGCTTGTATTTGGTCCTTATGCAGCCGATAGTTTTTTTGGGTCAAACAATTATAAAAATTTCGATGCTATTATTGCTTCCTACCACGATCAAGGTTTAATTCCGTTTAAAACGTTATCTTTTGGAGAAGGAGTAAACTATACAGCTGGACTAAGTAAAGTAAGAACATCTCCAGATCATGGCACAGCTTTTGAGATTGCAGGAAAAGGTATTGCAAACGAAACCTCTTTTAAAGAAGCTTTATTTGCAGGTATTCAGATTTTTAAACACCGTTTAGAGTACGAAACACTTGTAAAAAGAGTATAA
- a CDS encoding YceD family protein gives MKLLKEFTIQFVGLKLGKHEFDYQIGQEFFTHFEYEDFNDANVQVHVLLEKKTTLLELHFEISGTVNVYCDITNEPYDQPIQNEFDLVVNFGEEYNDDEIDLLVIPHGEYEINIQQYIYELIVLAVPTKHVHPGIEDGTLQSELLSKLEELSPKIQEEKEDQEETDPRWNTLKKLLTDNK, from the coding sequence ATGAAGTTGTTGAAAGAATTTACAATCCAATTTGTTGGATTAAAATTAGGTAAACATGAATTCGACTATCAAATTGGACAGGAGTTCTTTACACATTTTGAGTATGAAGATTTTAATGATGCTAATGTACAAGTTCATGTGCTTTTAGAAAAAAAGACCACTTTACTAGAGTTGCATTTTGAAATTTCGGGAACCGTAAATGTTTATTGTGATATTACAAACGAACCTTACGATCAGCCCATTCAAAATGAATTTGATTTGGTAGTGAATTTTGGAGAAGAGTACAATGATGATGAAATTGATCTGTTAGTTATACCTCATGGTGAGTATGAAATAAATATACAACAGTATATTTACGAATTAATTGTATTAGCAGTCCCTACAAAACATGTACACCCAGGCATTGAAGATGGTACATTACAATCTGAATTGCTTAGTAAATTAGAAGAATTAAGTCCTAAAATACAGGAAGAAAAAGAAGACCAAGAGGAGACAGACCCTCGTTGGAATACATTAAAAAAACTATTAACGGATAATAAATAA
- the rpmF gene encoding 50S ribosomal protein L32, producing MAHPKRKISKTRRDKRRTHYKATAPQIATCPTTGEAHLYHRAHWHEGKLYYRGQVLIDNSEVEENLA from the coding sequence ATGGCACATCCTAAAAGAAAAATCTCGAAAACTAGAAGAGATAAAAGAAGAACACATTACAAAGCAACTGCGCCACAAATTGCTACGTGTCCAACAACAGGAGAAGCTCACTTATATCACAGAGCACACTGGCACGAAGGTAAATTATACTACAGAGGTCAAGTATTAATTGACAACTCAGAAGTTGAAGAAAATTTAGCATAA
- a CDS encoding beta-ketoacyl-ACP synthase III has product MSKITAAITAVGGYVPEHVLTNKMLESMVETNDEWIVSRTGIKERRILKEDGKGTSFLAIKAAQDLIDKSGVDPKEIDLVIVATATPDMKAAATAAFTATAIGAVNAFSYDLEAACSSFLFGMSTASSYIESGRYKKILLIGADKNSSMINYKDRATCIIFGDGAGAVLFEPNTEGLGFHDEYLRSDGSGRDFLQATYGGSSYPVTQEAVAEGKHFVFQDGKTVFKNAVSNMADVAVKILERNNLSKDDISWLVAHQANKRIIDATANRIELDSEKVMTNIASYGNTTSATLPLLLFDYEKQLKKGDKLVFAAFGGGFTWGSIYLTWAYNS; this is encoded by the coding sequence ATGAGTAAAATAACAGCGGCTATTACAGCTGTAGGAGGATATGTACCAGAGCATGTTTTAACCAACAAGATGTTAGAATCTATGGTTGAAACAAACGATGAATGGATTGTTTCTAGAACTGGAATTAAAGAACGTCGTATTTTAAAAGAAGACGGAAAGGGAACTTCATTTCTTGCCATAAAAGCAGCTCAAGACCTTATTGATAAATCTGGTGTAGATCCTAAAGAAATCGATTTAGTAATTGTAGCTACAGCTACACCTGATATGAAAGCAGCTGCGACTGCTGCATTCACAGCAACAGCAATTGGAGCTGTAAATGCATTTTCTTATGATTTGGAAGCAGCATGTTCAAGCTTTTTGTTTGGTATGTCTACAGCGTCTAGCTATATAGAAAGCGGACGTTACAAAAAAATATTATTAATTGGAGCAGATAAAAACTCTTCAATGATTAACTATAAAGACCGTGCAACTTGTATTATCTTTGGAGACGGTGCCGGTGCAGTGCTATTTGAACCTAATACTGAAGGTTTAGGATTTCACGACGAATATTTAAGAAGCGATGGTAGCGGTAGAGATTTTCTACAAGCAACCTATGGCGGATCATCTTATCCTGTAACCCAAGAAGCTGTGGCCGAAGGTAAACATTTTGTGTTTCAGGATGGAAAGACAGTTTTTAAAAATGCAGTTTCTAATATGGCAGACGTAGCCGTAAAAATATTAGAACGCAATAATTTATCTAAAGACGATATTTCTTGGTTAGTAGCCCATCAAGCAAATAAACGTATTATAGATGCAACAGCTAATAGAATTGAATTAGATTCTGAAAAAGTAATGACTAATATTGCAAGTTACGGTAATACCACTTCTGCAACTTTACCTTTATTACTTTTTGATTATGAAAAACAACTTAAAAAAGGCGATAAATTAGTGTTTGCAGCTTTTGGAGGTGGTTTTACATGGGGATCTATTTATTTAACTTGGGCTTACAATTCCTAA
- the accB gene encoding acetyl-CoA carboxylase biotin carboxyl carrier protein, which yields MDLKDIQNLIKFVAKSGASEVKLETDDVKITIKTGGDDKAETTTYVQQIPVGAPVAQAPVVPQPVAAVTPETAAPVADPDSKYITIKSPIIGTLYRKPSPDKPLFVEVGQTISEGDVLCIIEAMKLFNEIESEVSGKIVKILVDDASPVEFDQPLFLVDPS from the coding sequence ATGGATTTAAAAGACATTCAAAATTTAATCAAATTCGTTGCCAAATCAGGTGCAAGCGAGGTTAAATTAGAAACAGATGATGTAAAGATTACCATTAAAACAGGTGGTGACGATAAAGCAGAAACTACAACGTATGTTCAACAAATACCTGTAGGTGCTCCTGTAGCTCAGGCTCCAGTTGTACCACAACCAGTAGCTGCAGTAACTCCAGAAACTGCTGCTCCTGTAGCAGATCCAGATTCAAAGTATATTACTATTAAGTCTCCAATTATCGGAACTTTATATAGAAAACCATCACCAGACAAACCGTTGTTTGTAGAAGTTGGGCAAACTATAAGTGAAGGTGATGTACTTTGTATTATTGAAGCCATGAAACTTTTTAACGAAATAGAGTCTGAAGTTTCAGGTAAAATAGTGAAAATACTAGTAGATGACGCATCTCCGGTAGAATTCGATCAACCGTTATTTTTGGTAGATCCATCATAA
- the accC gene encoding acetyl-CoA carboxylase biotin carboxylase subunit, which produces MFKKILIANRGEIALRVIRTCKEMGIKTVAVYSTADAESLHVKFADEAVCIGPAPSSDSYLKMSNIIAAAEITNADAIHPGYGFLSENAKFSKICEEHDIKFIGASADMISKMGDKATAKATMKAAGVPCVPGSDGIIPDFETCQKIALETGYPVMLKATAGGGGKGMRAIWKEADLKDAWESARKEAKAAFGNDGMYMEKLIEEPRHIEIQIVGDSTGKACHLSERDCSVQRRHQKLTEEVPSPFMTKKLRDEMGKAAVRAAEFIKYEGVGTIEFLVDKHRDFYFMEMNTRIQVEHPITEQVIDFDLIREQILVAAGEPITGKNYTPNLHAIECRINAEDPYHDFRPSPGRITTLHAPGGHGVRLDTHVYAGYSIPPNYDSMIAKLITTAQTREEAISKMKRALDEFVIEGIKTTIPFHRQLMDHPDYVAGNYTTKFMEDFVMEQPSEED; this is translated from the coding sequence ATGTTTAAGAAGATACTAATAGCAAATAGAGGGGAAATAGCACTACGTGTTATTAGAACCTGTAAAGAAATGGGGATAAAAACGGTTGCAGTATATTCTACAGCCGATGCAGAAAGCTTGCACGTTAAATTTGCAGACGAAGCCGTTTGCATTGGGCCTGCTCCAAGTAGTGACTCCTATTTAAAAATGTCTAATATTATTGCTGCTGCAGAAATTACAAATGCAGATGCTATACACCCAGGATACGGTTTTCTTTCAGAAAATGCTAAATTTTCTAAAATATGTGAGGAACACGATATTAAATTTATCGGTGCATCTGCAGATATGATTTCCAAAATGGGAGATAAAGCAACAGCAAAAGCAACCATGAAAGCTGCAGGAGTACCTTGTGTTCCTGGAAGTGATGGAATTATTCCAGACTTCGAAACTTGTCAGAAAATTGCTTTGGAAACAGGATATCCTGTTATGTTAAAAGCAACTGCAGGTGGTGGTGGTAAAGGTATGCGTGCAATATGGAAAGAAGCCGATTTAAAAGATGCTTGGGAATCTGCAAGAAAAGAAGCTAAAGCAGCCTTTGGTAACGATGGTATGTATATGGAGAAGCTTATTGAAGAACCAAGACATATTGAAATCCAAATTGTAGGAGACTCTACAGGAAAAGCGTGTCATTTATCAGAACGTGATTGTTCAGTACAACGTCGTCATCAAAAATTGACAGAAGAAGTACCTTCGCCATTTATGACGAAGAAATTACGAGACGAAATGGGTAAAGCAGCTGTACGTGCAGCTGAATTTATAAAGTATGAAGGTGTTGGTACTATTGAATTTTTAGTAGATAAGCACCGAGACTTTTACTTTATGGAAATGAATACTCGTATACAAGTAGAGCACCCAATAACAGAGCAAGTAATTGATTTTGATTTAATTAGAGAGCAAATTCTTGTGGCTGCAGGTGAGCCAATTACAGGAAAAAATTATACACCTAATTTACACGCCATAGAATGCCGTATAAATGCAGAAGATCCTTATCATGATTTTCGCCCTTCACCGGGACGTATTACTACCTTACATGCGCCAGGCGGACACGGAGTACGTTTAGATACACATGTGTACGCAGGCTATAGTATACCGCCTAATTACGATTCTATGATTGCAAAGTTAATTACAACTGCGCAAACTCGAGAAGAGGCGATAAGTAAAATGAAACGTGCTTTAGATGAGTTCGTAATTGAAGGAATAAAAACAACAATTCCTTTTCATAGACAATTAATGGATCATCCAGATTATGTAGCTGGAAATTATACCACTAAGTTTATGGAAGATTTTGTTATGGAACAGCCTTCTGAAGAAGATTAA
- a CDS encoding superoxide dismutase, whose amino-acid sequence MAFELPKLQYAYDALEPHIDARTMEIHHTKHHQGYTTKLNGAIEGTDLEGKSIEDILTNLDMSNSAVRNNGGGFYNHSLFWEILNPEGKGRLSGELKAAIEDAFESVDAFKEAFSNAAATQFGSGWAWLCVHKGGKVSVCSTPNQDNPLMPGVDCDGTPILGLDVWEHAYYLNYQNKRPEYISAFFNVINWNEVERRYAEAK is encoded by the coding sequence ATGGCTTTCGAATTACCGAAATTACAATACGCTTACGATGCATTAGAACCACATATCGATGCACGTACAATGGAAATACACCATACAAAACACCACCAAGGATATACTACTAAATTAAATGGTGCTATAGAAGGAACAGATTTAGAAGGAAAATCTATTGAAGACATTCTTACAAATTTAGATATGAGCAATTCTGCTGTTAGAAATAACGGTGGAGGATTTTATAACCACTCTTTATTTTGGGAAATTTTAAACCCTGAAGGTAAAGGAAGATTATCTGGTGAATTAAAAGCTGCTATTGAAGATGCTTTTGAAAGTGTTGATGCTTTTAAAGAAGCTTTTAGTAATGCCGCTGCAACACAGTTTGGTTCTGGATGGGCTTGGTTATGTGTACATAAAGGAGGAAAAGTATCTGTATGTTCAACACCAAACCAAGACAACCCTTTAATGCCAGGTGTAGATTGTGATGGAACACCAATTTTAGGATTAGATGTATGGGAACACGCATACTATTTAAACTACCAAAATAAAAGACCAGAATACATAAGTGCATTTTTTAATGTAATTAACTGGAATGAAGTAGAACGTCGTTATGCAGAAGCAAAGTAA